The DNA sequence GCTCGGTTTTCCGATTCCATACCGGAGATGGATCTGTCCGCCGCTTTGCACGTTCGCCGCCAGGGACGCGATCTGGAACTGATCGCAAACGGTGGCGGTCCGGAATTGCTCGAGCGCTTGAAATCGCATCAGCCTGAATCGATCACGACTGAAGCGCTAACGCTGGAAGAAGTGTTCGTCGCGACTGACCCTGCCTCGGTTTGACGTACACCACTTTACGCAGTCATGGCGCTGGATTCCACGTCGACTGGAGTCTTATAGTCGATCGAGGAATGCATGCGCTGTCGATTATAGAAGCCTTCAATCCAGTCGATGATATCGAGCC is a window from the Terriglobia bacterium genome containing:
- a CDS encoding IS3 family transposase gives rise to the protein LDIIDWIEGFYNRQRMHSSIDYKTPVDVESSAMTA